One window of Acidobacteriota bacterium genomic DNA carries:
- a CDS encoding LysR family transcriptional regulator: MREFLPSTSMLLAFDAAARTGSFTAAARELNVTQSAASKQIIALEDHLGVKLFERRAHEVILTAAGAGYAKDVRAALDIILSASLRLMTRPGGGRLDLAVLPTFGTRWLLPRLPGFLAEHPGVTVNLLNKLSPFDFQTAGLHAAIHYGAPDWPGAECTYLMGEEVVPVCAPGFLAEHRIEHARDLAALKRLHILSRPDAWRDWFRIQGVDVVESPGMVFEQFLTAEEAAVVGLGVALLPKFLIERELERGELVVALDRPARSEHAYYLVVPVERTDHPPTLVFRQWLLKTMAGRG; the protein is encoded by the coding sequence ATGCGGGAATTCCTTCCCAGCACGAGCATGCTGCTCGCGTTCGATGCGGCAGCCCGGACCGGGAGCTTCACGGCGGCAGCCCGCGAGCTCAACGTGACGCAGAGCGCGGCGAGCAAGCAGATCATCGCCCTCGAAGATCACCTCGGTGTGAAGCTCTTCGAACGTCGGGCGCACGAGGTGATCCTCACGGCCGCGGGGGCCGGCTACGCCAAAGACGTCCGCGCCGCGCTCGACATCATCCTGTCGGCGTCGCTTCGGCTGATGACGAGGCCAGGAGGGGGCCGGCTCGACCTCGCCGTGCTGCCGACGTTCGGGACACGATGGCTCCTGCCTCGGCTCCCCGGATTCCTGGCCGAGCACCCGGGGGTCACGGTCAACCTCCTGAACAAGCTGTCGCCGTTCGACTTCCAGACCGCCGGGCTGCACGCGGCCATCCACTACGGCGCGCCGGACTGGCCGGGTGCCGAGTGCACCTACCTCATGGGCGAAGAGGTCGTGCCCGTCTGTGCCCCGGGCTTTCTTGCCGAACATCGCATCGAACACGCACGCGACCTTGCGGCCCTCAAGCGGCTCCACATCCTGAGCCGCCCGGACGCGTGGCGCGACTGGTTTCGCATCCAGGGTGTCGACGTCGTCGAGAGCCCGGGGATGGTGTTCGAGCAGTTCCTGACGGCCGAGGAGGCGGCGGTCGTCGGCCTGGGGGTGGCGCTGCTGCCCAAGTTCCTGATCGAGCGGGAACTCGAGCGCGGCGAACTCGTCGTGGCCCTGGATCGCCCGGCGCGCAGCGAACATGCGTACTACCTGGTCGTGCCGGTGGAGCGGACCGACCATCCGCCGACGCTCGTCTTCCGTCAGTGGCTCCTGAAGACTATGGCTGGACGCGGCTGA